The Coffea arabica cultivar ET-39 chromosome 4e, Coffea Arabica ET-39 HiFi, whole genome shotgun sequence genome includes a window with the following:
- the LOC113742876 gene encoding pyridoxine/pyridoxamine 5'-phosphate oxidase 1, chloroplastic-like isoform X1, with translation MLQMLQKGKGMTSLLLSIYQLLQSKFAHHILTAPSTTAILKPSSLPFLRHNRSYQIRGMTSVQGVQDPETVSYLRQSEAAEIDEILMGPLGFSVDQLMELAGLSVATAIAEVYKSSERSRVLAICGPGNNGGDGLVAARHLYHFGYKPYICYPKRTAKPLYNGLVTQLESLSVPFLSVEDLPMDLSDSFDILVDAMFGFSFHGTPRPPFDDLIRRLLNLTSPDMNASRLPAIVSVDIPSGWHVEEGDLSGDGIKPDMLVSLTAPKLCAKKFTGQHHFLGGRFIPPAIIDKFRLQLPAYPGTSMCVRIGKPPRVDISALRENYVSPELLEGQVDSDPFDQFQKWFDDALAAGLKEPNAMCLSTTGSDRKPSSRFVLLKGFNKDGFVWYTNYGSRKAHQISENPHAALLFYWDALNRQVRVEGSVEKVSEAESEHYFHSRPRGSQIGAIASDQSSVIPGQQVLHQKYKDLEAKYSVGSSIPKPKHWGGYRLKPEVFEFWQGQQSRLHDSFGLWLLNLHAFGSFCTTWLRYTPKEIDGKRVWKIDRLAP, from the exons ATGTTGCAAATGCTGCAAAAGGGCAAAGGAATGACATCTTTATTGCTCAGCATCTACCAACTGCTCCAATCCAAATTTGCCCACCATATTCTTACCGCACCTTCTACTACTGCTATTCTCAAGCCCAGTTCTCTTCCTTTCCTCCGCCACAACCGCTCTTATCAAATCCGAGGAATGACGTCAGTTCAGGGAGTCCAGGACCCGGAAACTGTATCGTATTTAAGGCAGAGTGAAGCTGctgagattgatgagattcttatGGGCCCTCTTGGATTCAGCGTCGATCAGCTTATG gagTTGGCTGGTTTGAGTGTTGCTACTGCTATAGCTGAG GTTTATAAATCAAGTGAACGCAGTCGTGTTCTTGCTATTTGTGGTCCTGGCAACAATGGTGGCGATGGTCTTGTAGCTGCTCGACATTTATACCACTTTGGGTATAAGCCATACATTTGTTACCCCAAGCGAACTGCCAAGCCTCTTTATAATGGTTTGGTGACCCAG CTTGAGTCACTGTCAGTACCTTTCCTGTCAGTGGAAGATCTTCCTATGGATTTGTCAGACAGCTTTGACATTCTAGTTGATGCAATGTTTGGATTCTCCTTCCACG GTACACCTAGACCACCCTTCGATGATCTGATTAGGAGACTTTTGAACTTGACAAGTCCTGACATGAATGCTTCAAGACTACCTGCAATTGTCTCTGTAGATATTCCATCCGGATGGCATGTGGAAGAAGGAGATTTAAGTGGTGATGGCATTAAACCCGATATGCTG GTTTCTTTAACTGCTCCAAAATTATGTGCCAAAAAGTTTACTGGTCAACACCACTTTTTAGGCGGCAGATTCATTCCACCAGCTATCATTGACAAATTCAGGCTTCAGCTTCCAGCATATCCTGGCACATCTATGTGTGTACGAATAGGAAAGCCTCCAAGAGTTGACATATCAGCTTTGAGAGAGAACTATGTTTCTCCTGAGCTTCTTGAGGGGCAAGTTGACTCTGATCCTTTTGATCAG TTCCAAAAGTGGTTTGATGATGCTTTGGCAGCAGGCTTGAAGGAACCAAATGCCATGTGCCTGTCAACAACTGGGAGTGATAGAAAACC TTCATCACGGTTTGTTCTACTGAAGGGTTTCAACAAAGATGGCTTTGTGTG GTATACCAATTATGGAAGTCGAAAGGCTCATCAAATATCTGAAAATCCTCATGCTGCTCTCCTTTTTTACTGGGATGCTTTGAATCGCCAG GTAAGAGTGGAAGGTTCTGTGGAGAAAGTATCTGAAGCGGAGTCTGAGCATTATTTTCATAGTCGTCCACGGGGAAGTCAGATTGGAGCAATTGCTAGTGATCAG aGTTCTGTAATTCCTGGTCAGCAAGTGCTTCACCAAAAGTACAAGGATTTGGAGGCAAAGTACTCCGTGGG GAGCTCAATCCCAAAGCCCAAGCACTGGGGAGGATACAGGCTCAAACCAGAAGTTTTTGAGTTTTGGCAAGGGCAGCAATCTCGCTTGCATGATAG CTTTGGCTTGTGGCTGCTGAATCTTCATGCATTTGGTTCCTTTTGCACTACATG GTTGCGCTACACTCCAAAAGAGATTGATGGGAAGAGAGTATGGAAAATTGATCGATTAGCTCCCTGA
- the LOC113742876 gene encoding pyridoxine/pyridoxamine 5'-phosphate oxidase 1, chloroplastic-like isoform X2, with protein MLQMLQKGKGMTSLLLSIYQLLQSKFAHHILTAPSTTAILKPSSLPFLRHNRSYQIRGMTSVQGVQDPETVSYLRQSEAAEIDEILMGPLGFSVDQLMELAGLSVATAIAEVYKSSERSRVLAICGPGNNGGDGLVAARHLYHFGYKPYICYPKRTAKPLYNGLVTQLESLSVPFLSVEDLPMDLSDSFDILVDAMFGFSFHGTPRPPFDDLIRRLLNLTSPDMNASRLPAIVSVDIPSGWHVEEGDLSGDGIKPDMLVSLTAPKLCAKKFTGQHHFLGGRFIPPAIIDKFRLQLPAYPGTSMCVRIGKPPRVDISALRENYVSPELLEGQVDSDPFDQFQKWFDDALAAGLKEPNAMCLSTTGSDRKPSSRFVLLKGFNKDGFVWYTNYGSRKAHQISENPHAALLFYWDALNRQVRVEGSVEKVSEAESEHYFHSRPRGSQIGAIASDQSSVIPGQQVLHQKYKDLEAKYSVGSSIPKPKHWGGYRLKPEVFEFWQGQQSRLHDRLRYTPKEIDGKRVWKIDRLAP; from the exons ATGTTGCAAATGCTGCAAAAGGGCAAAGGAATGACATCTTTATTGCTCAGCATCTACCAACTGCTCCAATCCAAATTTGCCCACCATATTCTTACCGCACCTTCTACTACTGCTATTCTCAAGCCCAGTTCTCTTCCTTTCCTCCGCCACAACCGCTCTTATCAAATCCGAGGAATGACGTCAGTTCAGGGAGTCCAGGACCCGGAAACTGTATCGTATTTAAGGCAGAGTGAAGCTGctgagattgatgagattcttatGGGCCCTCTTGGATTCAGCGTCGATCAGCTTATG gagTTGGCTGGTTTGAGTGTTGCTACTGCTATAGCTGAG GTTTATAAATCAAGTGAACGCAGTCGTGTTCTTGCTATTTGTGGTCCTGGCAACAATGGTGGCGATGGTCTTGTAGCTGCTCGACATTTATACCACTTTGGGTATAAGCCATACATTTGTTACCCCAAGCGAACTGCCAAGCCTCTTTATAATGGTTTGGTGACCCAG CTTGAGTCACTGTCAGTACCTTTCCTGTCAGTGGAAGATCTTCCTATGGATTTGTCAGACAGCTTTGACATTCTAGTTGATGCAATGTTTGGATTCTCCTTCCACG GTACACCTAGACCACCCTTCGATGATCTGATTAGGAGACTTTTGAACTTGACAAGTCCTGACATGAATGCTTCAAGACTACCTGCAATTGTCTCTGTAGATATTCCATCCGGATGGCATGTGGAAGAAGGAGATTTAAGTGGTGATGGCATTAAACCCGATATGCTG GTTTCTTTAACTGCTCCAAAATTATGTGCCAAAAAGTTTACTGGTCAACACCACTTTTTAGGCGGCAGATTCATTCCACCAGCTATCATTGACAAATTCAGGCTTCAGCTTCCAGCATATCCTGGCACATCTATGTGTGTACGAATAGGAAAGCCTCCAAGAGTTGACATATCAGCTTTGAGAGAGAACTATGTTTCTCCTGAGCTTCTTGAGGGGCAAGTTGACTCTGATCCTTTTGATCAG TTCCAAAAGTGGTTTGATGATGCTTTGGCAGCAGGCTTGAAGGAACCAAATGCCATGTGCCTGTCAACAACTGGGAGTGATAGAAAACC TTCATCACGGTTTGTTCTACTGAAGGGTTTCAACAAAGATGGCTTTGTGTG GTATACCAATTATGGAAGTCGAAAGGCTCATCAAATATCTGAAAATCCTCATGCTGCTCTCCTTTTTTACTGGGATGCTTTGAATCGCCAG GTAAGAGTGGAAGGTTCTGTGGAGAAAGTATCTGAAGCGGAGTCTGAGCATTATTTTCATAGTCGTCCACGGGGAAGTCAGATTGGAGCAATTGCTAGTGATCAG aGTTCTGTAATTCCTGGTCAGCAAGTGCTTCACCAAAAGTACAAGGATTTGGAGGCAAAGTACTCCGTGGG GAGCTCAATCCCAAAGCCCAAGCACTGGGGAGGATACAGGCTCAAACCAGAAGTTTTTGAGTTTTGGCAAGGGCAGCAATCTCGCTTGCATGATAG GTTGCGCTACACTCCAAAAGAGATTGATGGGAAGAGAGTATGGAAAATTGATCGATTAGCTCCCTGA
- the LOC113742930 gene encoding protein JINGUBANG-like produces MVQYHQTCNSSNNLLSHHGSFGQEEPTSLQTQPSLRSIPSLTSELQLQQHQFPTAHHQCIATLTGQSSYTSSLFLAGKFLLTGSSDKEIRLWRRNDLKPLNKKLTGNVVTAGQGAVKSLVVSADKLFSAHQDHKIRVWKIDSDKAEKKKLTHLATLPKLSDRVLNCLNPKNHVQVRRHKKCIWVQHVDTVSALALSTDESHLYSVSWDRTLKIWRTTDFKCLESVANAHDDAINAVALSTHGHVYTGSADKKIKVWRKGLGQKKHSLVATLERHKSGVNALALSADGSVLYSGACDRSVLVWEKDDGSWMLAVGALKGHTKSILCLAVVSNLVCSGSADKTVRIWTGVERSYSCLAVLEGHTGPVKCLTMAKDHSNTSDAASSFLLYSSSLDCDTKIWQILTVYSV; encoded by the coding sequence ATGGTGCAGTATCATCAAACTTGTAACTCAAGCAATAATTTGCTTTCACACCATGGAAGCTTTGGCCAGGAGGAGCCAACTTCCCTGCAAACCCAGCCCAGCCTCCGGTCAATTCCTTCTCTTACATCTGAACTCCAGCTCCAGCAGCACCAGTTTCCAACTGCCCACCACCAGTGCATCGCTACTCTAACGGGTCAGAGCTCCTATACATCCTCACTTTTTCTGGCAGGAAAGTTCCTTCTTACAGGATCTTCTGACAAAGAAATACGTCTATGGAGGCGGAACGATCTAAAGCCtcttaataaaaaattaactGGCAACGTGGTAACTGCTGGACAGGGAGCAGTAAAGTCCCTAGTAGTTTCAGCTGATAAACTGTTTAGTGCTCATCAAGATCACAAAATCCGAGTTTGGAAAATCGACAGTGATAAAGCAGAAAAGAAGAAGCTCACACATCTAGCCACCCTGCCAAAGTTAAGTGATCGTGTTCTCAACTGTCTTAACCCTAAGAACCATGTTCAAGTCCGACGACACAAGAAATGCATATGGGTACAGCATGTTGACACAGTCTCAGCACTAGCCTTGTCAACTGATGAGTCCCATCTCTACTCGGTTTCTTGGGATCGAACACTCAAGATTTGGCGGACGACAGATTTCAAATGCTTGGAATCAGTAGCAAATGCACATGATGATGCAATCAATGCAGTGGCATTATCAACTCATGGGCACGTTTATACTGGATCAGCAGACAAGAAAATCAAAGTATGGAGAAAAGGCTTGGGACAAAAGAAGCATTCTCTAGTTGCTACTCTGGAAAGGCATAAATCTGGGGTGAATGCATTGGCGCTAAGTGCAGATGGGTCTGTGTTGTATTCTGGTGCCTGTGACAGGTCTGTATTGGTTTGGGAAAAGGATGATGGCAGTTGGATGTTGGCAGTGGGTGCTCTAAAGGGTCACACAAAGTCCATCCTATGCTTGGCTGTAGTGTCAAATTTGGTCTGCAGTGGTTCAGCAGATAAAACAGTAAGAATTTGGACAGGGGTTGAAAGAAGCTACTCTTGCTTGGCAGTTTTGGAAGGTCACACAGGCCCAGTAAAGTGCTTGACTATGGCAAAAGATCATAGCAATACATCGGATGCAGCTTCTTCATTTCTCCTTTACAGTAGCAGTCTAGACTGTGATACCAAAATCTGGCAGATATTAACAGTTTACTCAGTATAA